The Salarias fasciatus chromosome 16, fSalaFa1.1, whole genome shotgun sequence sequence AaacatgtgaaaatgaaatgaaatgtcatCCATGGGTGCAGTTAAATTAGATTTGTCTGTTTTGGTCCTAAAGTTGCAGATCCCTTGTCTCCTCATTTTCTAATGTTCTTGGCTGAAATGATAACAGGGAAAGCTTTGACTATAAGGAGTCTGTTTCCACTTGTTTGCTTTATGCAGTCAAATAAACTTCTTTACGAACATACACCttgttttgcagttttctgattttatttctcatttttccCCCTGCTTCAGGACATCATTTTTGACTTTGACAACGGTACATACAACAACTCGGAGGAGTCTGGAGACTTTGAGCTGGACTACCAGGAGGCGTGTGACACAGCGCTGAGCGCCGACTTCAACAAGATCTTCCTTCCAACGGTGTACGGAATAATCTTCATTCTGGGAGCAATTGGAAATGGATTAGTTGTGGTAGTCATGGGCTAtcagaaaaaggtgaaaacaatGACGGACAAGTACCGGCTCCATCTGTCTGTGGCTGACCTCTTGTTCGTCTTCACGCTGCCCTTCTGGGCCGTGGACGCGGCCAAAACCTGGTACTTTGGAAGCTTCCTCTGCGTGTCTGTGCACGTGATCTACACGGTCAACTTGTACAGCAGCGTGTTGATCCTCGCCTTCATCAGTCTAGACAGATACTTGGCAGTTGTTCGAGCCACAAACAGCCAAACCACAAGGAAGCTGCTCGCGAGCAGAGTGATCTATGTGGGTGTGTGGCTGCCTGCCATCATACTGACCGTCCCCGACCTGGTGTTTGCCCGGGTTCAGAATGCGGGCTCTTCAAATTTCTTCCTGACAGACGAAGGTGAAGACACGGCGTACTCCAGGACTATCTGCGAGCGCATCTACCCGGAGGCAACCAGTCTCATATGGACAGTCGTGTTCCGCTTCTGGCACATCCTGGTGGGCTTCATCCTGCCTGGCCTCGTCATCCTCGTCTGCTACTGCATCATCATCGCCAAGCTGTCCCAAGGCACCAAGGGCCAGGCGCTGAAAAAGAAAGCGCTGAAGACCACGGTCATCCTCATCCTGTGCTTTTTCACCTGCTGGCTGCCCTACTGCGTGGGTATCTTCCTGGACACCCTCATCATGCTGAACGTGGTCCCGTCATCTTGCGCGCTGCAGCAGGCGGTGGAGAAGTGGATTTCAATCACCGAGGCTCTGGCTTACTTCCACTGCTGCCTAAACCCCATCCTCTACGCTTTCCTGGGAGTTAAGTTTAAGAAGTCAGCCAGGAGTGCGCTGACAGTCAACAGCAGATCAAGTCAGAAAGTGACTCTCATGACAAAAAAGCGAGGGCACATTTCTTCTGTGTCAACCGAGTCAGAGTCTTCGAGTGTGCTGGCCAGTTAACTAATGGCCAACTTCACAGTCTGTGACTTCATCCActcaggagagagaaaaaaagctaaGCTTTAATTTCAAAGAACTTACTACATTTTGTACAGATGTAAAAGaagagcatttttttaaaacacatttggagTTGTTTGCCTTGATTACTGCAATTATACGTGTTGTGAGggatttcattgtatttttgccactttttgtttgcCTCAATGCAGTCTGTGTCCTCAGGCAGTGCCTCATTTCTATTCATTCCTCCCAACAATCAAGATCCATTATCCCTGTTTTCATCTTTACGATAGGTGAAGCTATATCAAAGCTCAGGCATACAATACcctttttgtgtttgcaggaaTGGTAGCGTCTTTTGTAAATAGTTTCGTagcatttttgtgtttgcatttgtgttgtgtgatTACCTAAAAACTATTTATTGCTGTCATCCACACTGGAAGTCTGTAAAGAAAAACTGCGAGCtgcttgtgttttgttgtttctttttttaattctgaatattttttgtaaaaaataaaacttttcagTTCTTCTCATGAAATCAGTGTAGTggtgtgccttttttttttttgccagtttcacttttccttagggtgtgtgcgcatgtgtgtgtgtgtgtgtgtgtgagtgtctgggGAGGTTGAGGAAGGGGGGTGGGGTTATCTCCTACCACAAATGTCACCACCTGAACTGGCTgggcagcaggaggagtgagCACCCAGGCCCTGTAATTGCAAGAACATCTGTGCGCTTTTACATCTTAAGCAGCCATGGCACAAAAGCCTAAAATCCTCAGTTATAATTAGGAACCATATGGCTTCTGAACAAGGAAAATAGCATGTTAAGTTACCCTTTGacttggttttctttcttttcactttgCAAGATATACTGCTTTCTTTGTCTTTAGCTTGTAAACAAGTGCTATCCTATTCACCTTAAAGAGTGGGTCAAGGGGTCAACTTAGCTGTTTCCTGacccacaaaacaaaaaaaaatgacattcagCACTTGAGTAGTCTGAAGATGCAAATTGGCTGGCATTGTTGGATTCACATATATATCACTGGCGGTAAATCTGTTGGCGACAAGACATAAAAGATGACACGTTTTGAACACTTACCCACATCAATCAGTCTTTCTTTGGCCTCGTATTTGCTGTGCATTCTAGGGATTTAGTGTTTTGACAGAGTGAAGCTCCAGTTGGAAAACAAAGCTCACAACAATGGAGGTCAAGGAGAATAAAGCCATCAAACGGCCGCTGTGCAATGCGGCATTGGCATTCATTCAAAACCTGAATGAAGATACATTTCCATGTCtttacatgagaaaaaaggTGTGAGGCACTCTCATCAAGATGCAAGGTTAATGCCTACTCTGGGACTCTGGTCTCATGCAGTGAGGCAGGATGAAGAAGGAGGTGCTTTTCAGCTGGAAATTTACCCCAGAATTAACATAACAGGTTAACTGCTTCACTGTGTgtggctggagagagagagagagagagacagagagagaatgcATCAACTTTAATTGTTGTTGGGTTAACAGCAGCTGCCTTACAAAAGTCTGTACTGGCAATGTACACGAAAAGGTTATACAGTGGAGTCCCTCAGAGAAGAACAGCACAACAGTAAAGAATATGGTTCACTGGTACACAAAGAGAATTATATGCTTTTAATAAAGTTCCTGCAAGGGGGAGCAGATGTGCCTTTTACAGTGCAACACATGTCCACATCATCTGTTTAATGGGGCtgactgtttgtgttgtttaatgTTGTTGAGATCATGTCGAAATATTAACCAATATCGTCATAAAAATGACACATGGATGTTGTTAGGCTGCAGACAGACTAAAGTGCTCACTTGAGTGCatcactttaaaatacattgCACCCGTGGGAATTCCTGTGTGGATGTGAGAAGGTGCCGTTCCATTCATTATTAAAGCcattgttctctctgtttgatGAGAAAATGTTTCAACACCACAGATATTGAGCACCCGTttaaattttgtttgttttaattaaactcaGTGCCGCATGATAATAATGACACTGAACCCAACTcttgcaaaacaaaaatatcctCTTCCTGTTCGATGTTGCAATAATACAACCTTTCTGACATGTGATGTATTAGTTAAAATAAATCACTATATGTATGTTCTAGCACTGAAGtggtttttgtttaaattactGGGTTAAAGGCCAAAGCTGTTGGAACAGGCAGGAAATTGTCTCTCCTGGTGATTCATTACTTTGATGGAAGTTTGAAATTTTAACTCCCATCCAGTTTTGGGCCCAATTTAACTTTCATTTCAGAGGCATAATGATCTTCATAGGTGACAGAATCAATGACTGTAACTAATAATTTCAAAGAGCTATTGCAAATCAAAGAAgacaaagcagcaaagaaaacacaagctCCTCTAAGGCAGTGACATGCTCCACTAAAGGTTACAGTGTTTTGGTTGGAAAGTGAGCAGCAGGAAGGCTGTTTCCTGCATGGGGGGCTCCTGTAGTCAACCGCCTGGGAAAAGCTTTGATGACACCCCGCTGTATTCAAACCACCATCACAAGTTGTGCCTGGTTATTCCTGCAAAGGTCACCAAATACCTTGATGTACTCTGTGCACTCAACcaggggtgcaaaagtaatttCACGGTGTGTGTCACTTTTAGTGTTCATGTGGATGTGTGAAACAGGCCACACATGGTGGGGACTTTTATTTGTAGTCACGTGAGACATCTCGCTGACTTTATGAGCTCAAAcaaagatttgtttgttttgatttccatCTTATATTATGGTAACAGTCAAGAGTGGAGAACAGATCTGAACGCTTTTTCATTCATTGCCTCTCAAGCCAGATGTTTACGGTCTGAAGAAGTGAGAAAAATGATACAATACAATAAGACTGCTGAAATGCCCATAAGAAATGTGAATTTACATtaaaaaccaacacaaaacagATGCACCATTCATTTGATCCAGTTATGGGGAGATTGGGGTCCAGGTGACTGAAGATGGAGGCATGATGCTTCCTGGACAGGTCCTGAGTATACAAGAGAACcaacacagcaacacatacAATCAACCACAATGAATGTCACATTTATATTCTCCACCAAATCTTTAATATATTCTGGGGGAAACTGGAGCACCCAGAAAATaacaaccagacctgaaactgGGATAATCTTGTAGAGAAaacaaatatgtaaataaactaacaaaacaaaatgttcaaGGTGAGGTAAGGCCAAAACAAAAGGATCACAGTGATACATTAAGTAAAAAATTACAGAAACTGAGCAGAAAAGAAGTAGaagagaaaaatacagaatCACTATGTGGAGAAATAAAGTGACCACAAAGAAACAGAGATGGTTTCAAAGGGCAGAAAGCACATGCACTCAGCCACAGTTCAATTCACACATAATACAAAACGTGTAATGTCGCAAAAGACTCTACCAGTGCCTATTATTCCATTGCAAAACTTTATAAATGCTGCTTCTTattatgttttatgtttgaGATGTCTTCTTATCAAagtatttttctgaaaatatattttggaGTCTGTTCTTTCAAGATTCGGTAAATTTAGTTGGAGGACACTTGCTGTGTCCAGAAAATCAGCACGTCGGAACCATGCTCCATACGTGGTTTCGAGCCGGACCTCTTATGCTTCCGGTTTCCTCTTTGTGCCGTCCATGCAGTGAacagctgatgtgtttctgcCTGTGACACTGACGTGAAGCGTTTTCTCCAAGCTTTTCAAGAAAACAGTCCGACATGACGAAAGAGGACGTGCAGGGGTAAGAGCGGCGCTGCATGGCGTCTGCGGCCGCTTCGCGTCTTCTCGCAACACCTTTTAATCGAGCATGACAGTGCTAGCTGGGCTAGCCGCTGCTAGCATTTCTTTAACGTGCAGCCGATTGCGTCAGCTCAGTTTGTTAAAGACAGCACTGACTGGTCCCAACGATAAGTTTCAAACCGTATCAAAGCAAAAATCAAATCACAGAAGCACGGCTTGTTGCCCTGAGTGGTGAACTGATGTTATCAAATTGAATCGGAGTGAACTCGTTTGTCCTGTCGCTGGAAGTGCTTCAGTGGTTTGAAGTGAATTGGAGATAACGCTTGTTAATTCTTCACAGGGATGTTGAATAGGCTCATTTGCTTCTTCTTTACAGTTCCTTTTAAACCGATTGCAATTGTAAATTTCACTATTCCATATATTTCTTGCTAATCTGATAACTTTAAGTTTTAGGGCACACCTGTCATGTCTTGTCTGTGCGCTCACTGTTCTGCTCCAACTCTGCCAATCCCCTTTTGGGTAAAGGTGTGAAATCAAAAGTGGGCAGAAAGAGTGTGTTGAGCAAGAAAAACTAATGTCAACTACAGTCCTGCAGTGCAGTGTGCACACACATCACATATCATATATCTTTTGTCTTGTAAGTAGAGTTTTTCTGTGTCTTGCTATCAATTTATTGATTAGGGCCAttatgttttttcccctcttaaTTAGGTGCAAAATGTTTCAAAGACCTTTCTGCATTTTATACACTAACACAAGACAAACAACTTAGATTGCGGCTAACATggtaataaaaatgtaaaatgtgggATGGGACTGTTTCATTGGCACTCATTTTAACATGATCTTCCAGACGCTCTGCTGACTACTGATTGCTTTGTCTAATTTTGAGTGGGATCACATTTAGTTTTATACTTAACTGT is a genomic window containing:
- the LOC115403622 gene encoding C-X-C chemokine receptor type 4 — translated: MEDIIFDFDNGTYNNSEESGDFELDYQEACDTALSADFNKIFLPTVYGIIFILGAIGNGLVVVVMGYQKKVKTMTDKYRLHLSVADLLFVFTLPFWAVDAAKTWYFGSFLCVSVHVIYTVNLYSSVLILAFISLDRYLAVVRATNSQTTRKLLASRVIYVGVWLPAIILTVPDLVFARVQNAGSSNFFLTDEGEDTAYSRTICERIYPEATSLIWTVVFRFWHILVGFILPGLVILVCYCIIIAKLSQGTKGQALKKKALKTTVILILCFFTCWLPYCVGIFLDTLIMLNVVPSSCALQQAVEKWISITEALAYFHCCLNPILYAFLGVKFKKSARSALTVNSRSSQKVTLMTKKRGHISSVSTESESSSVLAS